One part of the Aspergillus luchuensis IFO 4308 DNA, chromosome 5, nearly complete sequence genome encodes these proteins:
- a CDS encoding D-mandelate dehydrogenase-like dehydrogenase (COG:C;~EggNog:ENOG410PIZJ;~InterPro:IPR006140,IPR036291,IPR006139,IPR029753, IPR029752;~PFAM:PF00389,PF02826;~SMCOG1072:dehydrogenase;~antiSMASH:Cluster_5.10;~go_function: GO:0016616 - oxidoreductase activity, acting on the CH-OH group of donors, NAD or NADP as acceptor [Evidence IEA];~go_function: GO:0051287 - NAD binding [Evidence IEA];~go_process: GO:0055114 - oxidation-reduction process [Evidence IEA]) codes for MSKPRVLHIGDPIKYNHDIYARFASQFEIIRPSTEERARDAFKQALKERRWGDFDAIFRPFWNTGGEMGRWDEELISLLPSSVKIVASAGAGYDWVDVDVFAKYGILYCNGAAASSESVADMALLLILSVFRNLRWSHSAAHSINSSQFLDAHTNSPLTARNPSTQVLGIIGLGQIGYTIARKVHAAFGMKILYHDIIRKEQRVETEVGAEYVSSLEEMLGRVDCVVVATPFAGRVLMDREMFGKMKRGSRFVNVARGGLVDEEALVEAVEWEVEWGGDGCSCE; via the exons ATGTCCAAACCCAGAGTCCTCCACATCGGCGACCCCATCAAATACAACCACGACATCTACGCCCGCTTCGCCTCACAATTCGAAATCATCCGCCCCAGCACCGAAGAACGCGCCCGCGATGCCTTCAAACAAGCCCTAAAAGAGCGCCGCTGGGGCGACTTCGACGCCATCTTCCGGCCCTTCTGGAACACCGGCGGCGAAATGGGTCGCTGGGACGAGGAACTGATCTCGTTGCTGCCCTCGTCGGTGAAGATCGTTGCTTCGGCGGGTGCAGGCTACGATTGGGTGGATGTAGATGTTTTTGCTAAATATG GAATCCTCTACTGCAACGGCGCCGCGGCATCCTCCGAATCCGTCGCGGACatggccctcctcctcatcctcagcgTATTCCGCAACCTGCGCTGGTCCCATTCCGCAGCGCACAGCATCAACTCTTCCCAATTCCTGGACGCGCACACAAACTCACCCCTAACGGCACGGAACCCCAGCACGCAAGTCCTGGGGATCATCGGGCTGGGACAAATCGGGTATACAATCGCAAGGAAGGTGCACGCTGCGTTTGGGATGAAGATTCTCTACCATGATATTATCCGGAAGGAGCAGCGGGTTGAGACAGAAGTCGGGGCAGAGTATGTGAGCagtctggaggagatgttgGGACGGGTGGATTGTGTGGTTGTGGCGACGCCGTTtgcggggagggtgttgatggaTCGGGAGATGTTTGGGAAGATGAAGCGGGGGAGTCGGTTTGTGAATGTGGCTAGGGGtgggttggtggatgaggaggcgtTGGTGGAGGCGGTTGAGTGGGAGGTTGAgtggggtggggatggatgttCATGCGAATGA
- a CDS encoding ferric reductase family protein (COG:P,Q;~EggNog:ENOG410PFX0;~InterPro:IPR017938,IPR017927,IPR013130,IPR013121, IPR039261,IPR013112;~PFAM:PF08022,PF01794,PF08030;~TransMembrane:6 (o22-45i110-131o143-162i183-204o216-239i251-271o);~antiSMASH:Cluster_5.10;~go_function: GO:0016491 - oxidoreductase activity [Evidence IEA];~go_process: GO:0055114 - oxidation-reduction process [Evidence IEA]): protein MGVDHLQPGEARQIDYHPPMNVALATPMFILAGALFVLFVGRTLIRLYHRRRLREILRTDKQGRFKRRSAISTSLYKHVFHAPLFSIRHSRYLKLGNNIHMGILPLRFEAALLAVYIAINIVFFFVMVDWWKDWDEVIFEFQYSAGSMAVLNLPGLVLAAGRNNPLVPLLGIKFDCFNLMHRWVGRTIIFSALVHMIAAVRMKVFEQGGLAAATLLIWNTKFFICGLVAIFAFTAILFQSLSPVRHAFYEAFLHSHIALAIMAFVGLWYHLEGMSHQNVMLVTVVLWGFDRATRLACVIWRNIGTRCSKATVEMLPGDVARVNVTVARPWRFKAGQYAYLYMPSVGLWTSHPFSVAWTSKDGTSVLDKDATNSSNDSLDRAVGGSQETTVSFLVKGRDGLTSKLVRKAGNSPERTFNAITLAEGPYGGLESLDSYGSVLLVAGGIGITHPIAYLLEIVNGFASRSTAVRRVTLVWVVRSLDHLSWIQPWMVSLFSHPALQGPNVPKQESYFELPELALSIQIYLSNRDSSPEDFSPESPWAISAPTGVAISINTGRPSFRDTLDVEMAHQVGAMAVSVCGPGEMGDDVRQVVRAKQGNKKVDFYEETFSW from the exons ATGGGGGTAGATCATCTACAGCCCGGGGAGGCCCGACAGATAGACTACCATCCACCGATGAATGTAGCGTTGGCCACGCCCATGTTCATTCTCGCTGGAGCATTGTTCGTTCTGTTTGTTGGCCGTACGCTAATACGACTTTACCATCGCCGGCGTTTACGCGAAATTCTACGAACCGATAAACAGGGTCGATTTAAACGAAGGAGCGCCATCTCGACCAGTCTATACAAGCATGTCTTCCATGCGCCACTTTTCTCCATACGCCATAGTCGCTACTTGAAACTCGGTAACAACATCCATATGGGCATCCTTCCGCTGCGATTTGAAGCAGCTCTGCTAGCCGTCTACATAGCAATCaacattgtcttcttctttgtcatgGTTGACTGGTGGAAAGACTGGGACGAAGTGATCTTCGAGTTTCAATATTCGGCAGGTAGTATGGCGGTGTTGAACCTGCCCGGGCTGGTTCTGGCAGCAGGCCGCAATAACCCTTTGGTACCTCTTCTGGGCATCAAGTTCGATTGCTTCAATCTCATGCACCGTTGGGTTGGACGGACTATCATCTTCTCGGCGCTTGTCCATATGATTGCTGCTGTTAGGATGAAAGTGTTCGAAC AGGGCGGCTTGGCCGCGGCCACACTTCTCATCTGGAATACGAAGTTCTTCATCTGCGGCTTGGTT GCCATCTTTGCGTTCACGGCGATTCTATTCCAGTCCTTGTCGCCAGTCAGACATGCATTCTATGAAGCATTCCTTCACTCCCATATCGCTTTGGCCATTATGGCATTCGTGGGCTTATGGTACCACCTGGAAGGCATGTCGCATCAAAATGTTATGCTGGTTACAGTGGTCCTCTGGGGCTTCGAT AGAGCAACCCGACTGGCATGTGTTATCTGGCGCAATATTGGCACGCGATGCTCCAAGGCTACCGTAGAGATGCTCCCTGGTGATGTGGCGCGCGTGAATGTCACCGTGGCACGGCCATGGAGATTCAAGGCTGGCCAATATGCGTACCTGTATATGCCATCAGTGGGTTTGTGGACTTCCCATCCATTCTCGGTAGCCTGGACATCGAAAGACGGAACAAGTGTGCTTGATAAGGAtgccaccaactcctccaacgaCTCCCTCGATCGTGCAGTAGGAGGGTCGCAGGAGACGACGGTATCTTTTCTGGTCAAAGGACGCGATGGACTCACTAGTAAGCTGGTACGAAAGGCGGGCAATTCGCCCGAGCGGACATTTAATGCGATCACCCTTGCAGAAGGGCCATACG GGGGATTGGAGTCGCTTGATTCATATGGATCGGTGCTTCTGGTCGCGGGCGGCATTGGCATCACGCACCCAATCGCCTACCTCCTCGAGATCGTGAACGGGTTCGCATCCCGGTCGACCGCTGTCCGACGAGTGACCCTCGTCTGGGTCGTCCGCAGCTTAG ACCACTTGTCCTGGATTCAGCCCTGGATGGTATCCCTATTCAGCCACCCAGCCCTGCAAGGGCCGAACGTGCCCAAACAGGAGTCCTACTTTGAACTCCCCGAGCTCGCCCTGTCCATCCAGATCTACCTCAGCAATCGCGACAGCAGCCCCGAAGATTTCTCCCCGGAGTCGCCATGGGCCATTTCCGCCCCGACAGGAGTGGCAATAAGTATCAACACCGGCCGGCCATCCTTCCGGGACACTCTGGATGTCGAGATGGCGCACCAGGTCGGCGCAATGGCTGTGAGTGTTTGCGGACCTGGCGAGATGGGCGACGATGTGCGTCAGGTAGTGAGGGCGAAGCAAGGGAACAAGAAGGTGGACTTTTACGAGGAGACATTTTCATGGTAG
- a CDS encoding uncharacterized protein (antiSMASH:Cluster_5.10), translating to MVIGRDATIISGSPGIQAIIDSRPSLSIVLSMGIQPVHDVSSIDCVDIGRMELNMSLSSMASHSACRCVLDAFDNRVSVSCASNVFLDTLLGALIELLNSSHFRLGANTTQARSLHHHQVMYL from the coding sequence ATGGTTATCGGTCGGGATGCAACCATTATCTCGGGTTCCCCAGGCATTCAAGCGATCATAGATTCCCGTCCCTCCTTGTCAATCGTGCTCTCCATGGGGATCCAGCCAGTCCATGACGTCAGTTCTATTGACTGCGTCGATATTGGAAGGATGGAATTGAACATGTCTCTGTCAAGCATGGCCAGCCACTCAGCATGCAGATGTGTTTTAGATGCATTCGACAACAGAGTCTCTGTTAGTTGCGCGAGTAACGTATTCCTAGATACTCTACTCGGTGCATTAATTGAGCTGCTCAACTCCTCTCATTTTAGGCTGGGagccaacaccacccaggCCAGAAGCTtacatcaccaccaagtcATGTATTTGTAA
- a CDS encoding basic helix-loop-helix domain-containing protein (COG:K;~EggNog:ENOG410QDD9;~InterPro:IPR011598,IPR036638,IPR019006;~PFAM:PF09427,PF00010;~TransMembrane:3 (i362-378o398-415i427-450o);~antiSMASH:Cluster_5.10;~go_function: GO:0046983 - protein dimerization activity [Evidence IEA];~go_process: GO:0032933 - SREBP signaling pathway [Evidence IEA];~go_process: GO:0045944 - positive regulation of transcription by RNA polymerase II [Evidence IEA]), with product MGSDFQLFSPLQSSDRRDSQADSTTFAQSTTEDSSQDWTQWMRWDDKGFADGAKDVSQSPFDTTFTSPNASIGNTDLFQKSDFSPDINLDCTNIPFDSLLDQNYGGVCQPKIGSIGTDLQSALSATSGSPLSSEGTARKRKSGSDDDGSTVSGVIPTGKKMPAKKRAHNVIEKRYRANLNEKIAELRDSVPSLRASKNASGSLMDDDDEGVTPANKLNKASILSKATEYIRHLEIRNKRLEDENMALKNRLRQAEKAVDQSLTSAASVSSPSNYTVSTESGASSSPSVFSHVEDSPSDHSPTSLYPPEGLLKVPDAFKRMREESTAKDNAFSQSYIQYPSSNNNVSSSCGGRTRRSYYPNKYMLGALAGLMIVEGMGSEKKTESTAKGLLAMPMNLFGNLQASLQSPTAAYWLVMARNFWYSWHARAISHFLILATLVVGSAFIVFVYLFNATPGEQSSSLKTSSPSDTSSNFRRQAWLTSIQRVGVPRHRFFHEWYVVTSRCFEYVLRCLLGWKLYSSITGVTEEDEKGRVKTWDIAIDAQLAGGDAEISKSRLVLTIFAAGTLPRSPMRMMLKALHCRILLWRVGDRGSWSFDLSNDVARSLARYQWDLARTMHKAMPKDHPDALPSHLAALLQLNCDEVMIDSIVQRAANLTWNRPTQEGTDDDQALLDVVEEDPAIQSSLDALAAWWSSHLLQRALLRYFEASSGGPDAKKSRDLFKAKIKLALDVAPQPSAAHTRALVMKAVFFEQDRAANIVTVLAALPKDKGRSKQNQASNFLDSSLPVSVREEIAISVRCAMIAAIFTARTTGDTSLPASFTIQRAVTWFNQLPLDPVDLTLLGFASVYHLLHVLASDTDYLSSSESSSPSSPASRSSTPSSSLSSDEEENDKPRVSQKPEILPQSIPNLGRVASELMYWARNAYNPAFYGFTSQLVKVIETECTSLCHSAGVDVTDYSCIQEEKIKSKQLKDKKKKKYPRRS from the coding sequence ATGGGGAGCGACTTTCagctcttctcccctctccagTCCTCGGACAGAAGAGACTCACAGGCCGACTCCACGACCTTCGCCCAGTCTACAACGGAAGATTCGAGCCAGGATTGGACGCAGTGGATGAGATGGGACGACAAGGGCTTCGCCGATGGGGCAAAGGACGTCTCCCAATCTCCCTTTGATACTACCTTCACCTCACCCAATGCATCAATTGGCAACACAGATCTCTTTCAAAAGTCCGACTTTTCTCCCGACATCAACCTGGACTGTACCAATATTCCTTTCGATTCCCTACTCGACCAGAATTACGGTGGCGTGTGCCAACCGAAGATTGGATCCATTGGTACCGACCTCCAGTCAGCGCTTTCCGCTACGTCGGGTTCCCCGCTTTCCTCGGAAGGAACTGCTCGCAAACGAAAGTCgggcagtgatgatgatggatcaaCCGTGAGTGGAGTGATCCCGACCGGTAAGAAGATGCCGGCCAAAAAGCGAGCACACAACGTTATCGAGAAACGGTATCGAGCCAACCTCAATGAGAAGATTGCCGAGTTGAGGGATAGTGTACCTAGTCTCCGAGCGTCTAAGAATGCATCGGGTAGTCTAatggatgacgacgacgaagggGTCACTCCCGCCAACAAGTTGAACAAGGCCTCTATCCTTTCAAAAGCCACCGAGTATATTCGTCACCTGGAGATCCGGAACAAGCGACTTGAGGATGAGAACATGGCCTTGAAGAACCGACTTCGTCAAGCGGAAAAGGCCGTTGATCAGTCACTGACCTCCGCAGCATCCGTCTCCTCACCCAGCAACTACACCGTTTCCACAGAGTCTGGCGCGAGCTCATCCCCCAGTGTGTTCTCGCATGTCGAGGATAGTCCTAGTGACCACTCGCCGACCTCTCTATATCCCCCGGAAGGTTTGCTAAAGGTACCCGATGCCTTCAAACGCATGCGAGAGGAATCCACTGCCAAAGATAACGCGTTTTCCCAATCATACATCCAAtatcccagcagcaacaacaatgtcTCATCCTCATGTGGTGGTCGTACCAGGCGCTCATATTACCCCAACAAGTACATGCTTGGTGCCCTTGCTGGTTTGATGATCGTCGAGGGTATGGGCagcgaaaagaaaacagagtCAACCGCCAAGGGGCTGCTGGCAATGCCCATGAACCTGTTCGGAAACTTGCAAGCTAGCCTTCAGAGCCCCACCGCGGCATATTGGCTTGTAATGGCTCGAAACTTTTGGTACTCGTGGCATGCACGAGCCATCTCGCATTTTCTTATTCTCGCTACCCTTGTCGTCGGCAGTGCCTTCATTGTCTTCGTTTACCTCTTCAACGCTACTCCTGGTGAACAGTCCTCTTCGCTGAAGACTTCGTCACCGTCTGATACATCGTCAAATTTCCGACGTCAGGCCTGGCTGACAAGCATACAGCGGGTCGGGGTCCCGCGCCACCGCTTTTTCCACGAGTGGTACGTCGTGACCTCGCGCTGCTTTGAGTACGTCTTGCGGTGTCTCCTGGGTTGGAAACTGTATTCTTCGATTACCGGGGTTACTGAGGAGGACGAAAAGGGGCGAGTCAAGACCTGGGATATTGCAATTGATGCACAATTGGCTGGTGGCGACGCTGAAATCAGCAAGAGTCGTCTAGTCCTTACCATCTTTGCGGCAGGTACCCTGCCTAGGAGTCCAATGAGAATGATGCTCAAAGCTCTCCATTGCCGTATCCTGCTTTGGAGAGTTGGGGACCGCGGCTCTTGGAGCTTCGACTTGTCGAATGATGTCGCTCGTTCATTGGCAAGGTATCAATGGGACCTCGCTCGGACCATGCACAAGGCCATGCCGAAAGATCATCCTGATGCCCTGCCTAGCCACCTAGCCGCGTTGTTGCAACTGAACTGCGACGAAGTCATGATTGACAGCATCGTGCAAAGAGCGGCAAACCTCACTTGGAATCGTCCCACTCAGGAAGGcactgatgatgaccaggCTCTGCtggatgtggtggaagaagaccCTGCCATTCAATCTTCCCTGGATGCCCTCGCAGCTTGGTGGTCTAGCCATCTCTTGCAACGGGCCCTGCTCAGATACTTCGAAGCTAGCTCTGGTGGTCCTGACGCGAAGAAGAGTCGCGATCTATTCAAGGCGAAGATTAAACTGGCCCTGGACGTCGCTCCTCAGCCCTCCGCCGCCCATACTCGAGCGTTGGTGATGAAGGCAGTATTCTTCGAGCAAGACCGCGCTGCGAATATTGTAACTGTCCTCGCCGCGTTGCCGAAAGATAAAGGGAGGAGCAAACAGAACCAAGCATCCAATTTTCTTGACTCGTCTCTTCCTGTGTCCGTGCGGGAAGAGATTGCGATCTCGGTTCGCTGTGCAATGATTGCGGCTATATTTACGGCTAGGACTACAGGCGACACTTCTCTACCGGCATCCTTCACTATCCAACGAGCTGTCACATGGTTCAATCAGTTGCCGCTTGACCCGGTGGATCTGACACTTCTCGGGTTCGCGTCTGTGTACCATCTGCTCCATGTCCTGGCCTCTGACACCGACTATCTGTCGTCCTCCGAGtcctcttcgccatcttctcccgcCTCGCGCAGTTCCACCCCGTCGTCTTCGCTTTCctctgatgaagaggagaatgaCAAGCCACGTGTGTCGCAGAAGCCCGAGATTTTGCCGCAATCAATTCCGAATTTGGGTCGTGTGGCATCCGAACTCATGTACTGGGCGCGGAATGCATACAATCCGGCCTTCTACGGTTTCACTTCTCAGCTTGTCAAGGTCATTGAAACCGAATGCACCTCGCTATGCCATAGTGCTGGGGTCGATGTGACCGACTACTCTTGCAttcaggaggagaagatcaagtcgAAACAACtgaaagacaaaaagaagaaaaagtaccCAAGAAGGTCATGA
- a CDS encoding flavin monoamine oxidase family protein (COG:H;~EggNog:ENOG410PH96;~InterPro:IPR002937,IPR036188;~PFAM:PF00070,PF01593,PF13450;~antiSMASH:Cluster_5.10;~go_function: GO:0016491 - oxidoreductase activity [Evidence IEA];~go_process: GO:0055114 - oxidation-reduction process [Evidence IEA]), with protein MPTSDEGFTWTAKGGFQYGITTEAVVPSTPPSGLSFRYDVIVIGAGFAGLTAAGDLAFRDKKVLLVEARDRIGGRCWTAEVGDATKMELGGTRVHWQQPHVFSELQRYDLANFQETVAFPENGEFVVKESRSHPARVQGSAEGQDMMEQLEGLMEKFFDVDGQGGRSVIRFPFSTASSVEQSPDYLELDKLSLADRISQLDGCGQEERSMLSAHTASFYGVSPEKVSFAEVLHTHALCNSDPAMMEIATMKYKIARGTTAFARAILDDYQKARIFGSPVTSITQTSGEFPDYPVTVTLEDGNQFVSKFVISTIPINVISSITFEDTYRVTRDILRQN; from the exons ATGCCAACATCGGACGAAGGATTCACCTGGACTGCCAAAGGCGGTTTTCAGTATG GAATAACCACTGAGGCTGTTGTCCCATCTACCCCACCGTCAGGCCTCTCTTTCAGATATGATGTGATTGTTATCGGTGCGGGATTTGCCGGTCTCACTGCCGCCGGCGACCTTGCTTTTAGAGACAAAAAGGTGCTCCTCGTTGAAGCTCGAGATCGTATTGGAGGTCGTTGTTGGACTGCAGAGGTAGGAGACGCTACCAAGATGGAGCTTGGTGGCACAAGGGTGCATTGGCAACAACCACATGTATTCAGCGAGCTGCAACGATATGACCTCGCCAATTTTCAGGAAACTGTGGCGTTTCCTGAGAACGGTGAGTTCGTGGTCAAGGAATCGCGGTCTCACCCTGCTAGAGTGCAGGGTTCTGCGGAAGGACAAGACATGATGGAGCAACTAGAAGGACTGATGGAGAAGTTCTTTGATGTTGATGGGCAAGGCGGGCGCAGTGTAATCCGATTCCCGTTTAGTACGGCTTCAAGTGTCGAACAGAGTCCGGACTACCTCGAACTGGATAAACTCAGCCTAGCGGATCGTATTTCACAGCTTGATGGTTGCGGCCAGGAGGAAAGGTCGATGCTTAGCGCGCATACCGCTTCTTTCTATGGCGTCTCGCCGGAAAAGGTTTCCTTTGCCGAAGTGCTTCATACCCATGCATTATGCAACTCTGATCCTGCCATGATGGAGATAGCCACCATGAAATACAAGATCGCACGAGGCACCACGGCCTTCGCGCGCGCAATCCTTGATGACTACCAGAAAGCCCGGATCTTTGGTTCTCCTGTGACATCAATCACTCAGACAAGTGGAGAATTTCCCGATTATCCTGTTACTGTCaccctggaagatggaaatCAGTTTGTGTCCAAATTCGTCATCTCGACAATCCCCATCAACGTGatctcatccatcacctTCGAAGACACCTATCGAGTCACTAGAGACATATTGCGACAGAACTAA
- the LAD1_2 gene encoding NAD(P)-dependent alcohol dehydrogenase (COG:Q;~EggNog:ENOG410PJR0;~InterPro:IPR013154,IPR013149,IPR036291,IPR011032;~PFAM:PF00107,PF08240;~SMCOG1040:alcohol dehydrogenase;~antiSMASH:Cluster_5.10;~go_process: GO:0055114 - oxidation-reduction process [Evidence IEA]), translated as MVNMELQLPNRGVYTDPDHNLFIKEAEPTLDHITDGSSLAEGEVTVAIKFSGICGSDVHFWKHGGIGPWVVNEAHILGHESAGLVVKVHPSVTTLAVGDRVAVEPHIVCKACEPCLTGRYNGCKNLQFRSSPPSHGLLRTYVNHPAIWCHKIGDLSFQKGALLEPLSVALTAVTRSGVKIGDPVLICGAGPIGLVVLQCCRAAGAYPIVISDVNRARLQFAQQFVPAARTLQVRPEETDKEFAARVVQLMGGEDCEPVVALECTGVESSIANAIQSVKFGGKVFVVGVGKDKLQFPFMRLSEREIDLQFQQRYVNMWPRAIRVMSSGVIDLDPMITHVYAFEDASKAFQTASDPSSGSIKVLIEGPK; from the exons ATGGTCAATATGGAGTTACAACTTCCAAACCGAGGGGTCTACACGGACCCGGATCATAATCTCTTTATCAAGGAGGCAGAGCCTACCCTCGATCACATAACCGATGGATCAAGCTTAGCAGAGGGAGAGGTCACAGTAGCAATCAAGTTCAGTGGAATTTGCGG TTCGGACGTGCACTTCTGGAAACACGGCGGGATCGGTCCGTGGGTGGTAAATGAAGCGCATATATTGGGGCATGAGTCTGCAGGCCTCGTCGTCAAGGTCCACCCTTCGGTCACGACACTCGCAGTGGGAGATCGCGTCGCGGTGGAACCTCACATTGTATGCAAGGCATGCGAACCGTGCCTTACCGGACGCTACAATGGGTGCAAGAATCTGCAGTTCCGCTCCAGTCCACCATCTCATGGTCTCCTGCGGACCTACGTGAACCATCCCGCGATCTGGTGCCATAAGATCGGCGATCTATCATTTCAGAAAGGCGCCTTGCTGGAGCCACTGAGTGTCGCACTCACCGCAGTGACCCGTTCGGGGGTCAAGATTGGAGATCCGGTGTTGATTTGCGGCGCAGGGCCAAttgggttggtggtgctacAATGCTGCCGCGCTGCGGGGGCGTATCCCATTGTGATTAGCGATGTTAACCGGGCGCGTCTACAGTTTGCACAACAGTTCGTGCCTGCTGCTCGAACACTGCAGGTTCGGCCAGAGGAGACGGACAAGGAATTTGCAGCTCGGGTGGTGCAGCTgatgggtggggaggattgTGAGCCCGTGGTTGCCCTGGAATGCACGGGAGTCGAGAGTTCCATCGCCAATGCTATTCAGAGTGTCAAGTTTGGGGGCAAAGTGTTTGTGGTCGGCGTGGGCAAGGACAAGCTTCAGTTTCCATTTATGCGACTGAGCGAGCGCGAGATCGACCTGCAGTTCCAGCAGCGCTATGTCAACATGTGGCCGCGCGCCATCCGGGTGATGTCCAGCGGAGTGATTGATTTGGACCCGATGATCACGCATGTCTATGCCTTTGAAGACGCTTCCAAGGCATTTCAGACGGCGTCGGATCCGAGTAGTGGCTCAATCAAGGTGCTGATTGAGGGGCCAAAATGA